CGGCGGCCTGCTCGAGCACGCCCAGACCACCGCCGCCCACCGACTCGGGAGCCGCGGCCGACAGCACATCGGCCTCGACCAGCTTGGCCCACAGATTGGCGTCGAAACGCTGCTCGAGCCCATCGAGCTCACGCTGGCGTTCTGGCGTGCACACCGATTCGGTGATCGTGCGCACCAGGCCACCCAGGTCGGCGGCCTCTTCGGTCGTCTTGAAATCCATTGGTGTGCCGTCCTTACCGGTTCACTCGGGGCAGGCCGAGCGCGACCATGCCGATGATGTCACGCTGAATCTCGTTGGTGCCGCCGCCGAAGGTCAGGATCAGCGCCGACCGGTGGAACCGCTCGATGCGGCCGCGCAGCAGCGCGCCCTTGCTGTCCGGGCGCAGCGTCGCCGAGGTGCCGAGCACCTCCATCAGCAGGCGGTAGGCCTCGGTGGCCAGCTCGGTGCCGTACACCTTGGCCGCCGACGCGTCAGCCGGAGAAGGCGCGCCGTCGGCGGAGGCGAGCTCCCAGTTGATCAGCTTGAGCACCTCGGCCTTGGCGTGCACCCGAGCCAGGTTGAGCTGCACCCACTCGGAATCGATGACCCGCTTGCCGTGCACATCCTTGGTGTTCTGGGCCCACTCGCGGACCCCGTCCAGCGCGACGTAGATCGGCTGCGACGACACCAGTGCGACCCGCTCGTGGTTCAGCTGATTGGTCACGAGCTTCCAGCCGGCGTTCTCCTCGCCGACCAGGTTGGTGGCCGGGATGCGCACGTCCTGGTAGTAGGTGGCGCTGGTGTCGACACCCGACATGGTGTGCACCGGCGTCCAGGAGAAGCCCTCGGCGGTGGTCGGCATGATCAGCATCGAGATGCCGCGGTGCTTCTTGGCCTCGGGGTTGGTCCGCACCGCCAGCCACACGTAGTCGGCGTACGCGATCAGGGACGTCCACATCTTCTGGCCGTTGACCACGTAGTCGTCGCCGTCACGCACCGCCGTGGTCCGCAGCGCGGCCAGGTCGGTGCCCGCGCCGGGCTCGGAGTAGCCGATCGAGAAGTGCAGCTCGCCCGCGGCGATCTTGGGCAGGAAGAACTTCTTCTGCTCCTCGGTGCCGAAGTGCATGATCGTCGGCGCGACGCTGTTGATCGTCAGGAACGGCACCGGGGCGCCGGCGATCGCCGCCTCGTCGGTGAAGATCAGGCCGTCCATGGGCGGACGCTCCTGGCCGCCGAACTCCTTGGGCCAGCTCAGCGTCAGCCAGCCGTCCTTGCCCATCTGCGCGACGGTTTCGCGATAGACGTTGCCGCGACCCATCTCGCCCTCGGACGAGCTGAGTGCCTCTACCCGTTCGGGTGTCATCAACTTGGAGAAGTATGCGCGCAATTCGCGACGCAGCTCCTCCTGCTCGGGGGTGTAACCGATCCGCATTGCGCTGCATCCTCACTGCTTGGTAGACCTGAGTTCTCACCTGGTTGTAACACGTTCTAGTCTTAGGATCCAGGCCGGTGCCGGACTGGTATCCGTCAGGTGTGGTCGTATTCTGTGGCTGCGCGCACGCAGCCCCGTGCGTACACACGTCGTTAGGAGGTCGCCATGCGAGTAGAAGTTGACCGTGATCGCTGCGAAGGTAATGCGGTCTGCGTGGGTATTGCCCCCGATTTGTTCGATCTTGACGACGACGACTATGCCGTGGTCAAGTCCGATCCGGTGCCTGCCGACCAGGAAGATCTGGCCGAGCAGTCCATCGCCGAATGCCCCCGGGCAGCCCTGATCCGAAAAGACTAGAGGCATTCATAAATGCCGCGCACGCGAGGAGCAAGATGACGACCGACGCCGCTCAGATCGATCTGTCCGGAAAGGTGGCCGTGGTCACCGGTGCCGCCGCCGGCCTGGGCCGCGCCGAGGCCATCGGACTGGCCAAGGCCGGTGCCACCGTGGTGGTCAACGACATGGCAGGCGCGCTGGATGCCTCTGACGTCCTCGACGAGATCGCGGCCGCAGGCTCCAAGGGTGTCGCCGTGGCGGGGGACATCAGCGCGCGCACCACCGCCGATGAACTGGTCGCCACAGCCGACGGTCTGGGCGGTCTGGACATCGTCGTCAACAACGCGGGCATCACCCGTGACCGGATCCTCTTCAACATGAGCGACGAGGAGTGGGACGCGGTCATCGCGGTGCACCTGCGCGGCCACTTCCTGCTGACCCGCAACGCCGCCGTCTACTGGCGCAACAAGGCCAAGGCGGGCGACGGCACGGTCTACGGCCGGATCATCAACACGTCGTCGGAGGCCGGACTGTCGGGCCCTGTCGGTCAGCCCAACTACGGCGCCGCCAAGGCCGGCATCACCGCCCTGACGGTGTCGGCGGCCCGCGCCCTGGAGCGCTTCGGCGTCCGGGCCAACGCGATCGCGCCGCGGGCCCGCACGGCGATGACCGCCGGCGTGTTCGGTGACGCGCCTGAGACGGCCGACGGACAGGTCGACCCGCTGTCGACCGAACACGTCGTCACTCTGGTCCGATTCCTGGCCTCGCCGGCGTCCGAAGCCGTCAACGCTCAGCTGTTCATCGTCTATGGTCCAACTGTCACGTTGGTCGCGCCGCCGACGGCGGAGAAGCACTTCACTGCGGACTCCGACGCCTGGAACCCGGCAGACCTGAGCGGGACGCTGCACGATTACTTTGCTGATCGTGACTCGGGACGTGGATTCTCAGCGACGGAGCTGATGGATTCACGAGACTGACGGTCTCGTTGACCGTCGCTCAACGGAAGTAGAACGTGTTCTAACCAGAGGTTGGTTCGGTACGCCCTGAGCTGCAAAAACGGCGTCCGACATGAGGATTTTGAATTCTTTGACACTGCGAACATGTTCTAGTTAGTATGATCCGGCTCACTAAGAGCACCGTAAGACCAAGGGGTGGGAGAACGGCTACGTCATGTGGCCGTCAAATTTTCGCTAACGCGAGTTTCCGCGGAATTTCCCCCACCCGAGTACCCCGAGAACGGAGCCCAGGTTGATCGAACAGCTTGCGGTTCCGGCCCGGGCCGTGGGCGGCTTCGTCGAGATGTCCTTGGACACCTTCGCCAAGATCTTCCGTCGACCGTTCCAGTTCAAAGAGTTCCTGGATCAGACCTGGATGATTGCCCGGGTCTCGTTGGTGCCGACGCTGTTGGTCGCCATCCCCTTCACGGTCCTGGTCGCGTTTACGCTCAACATCCTCCTTCGCGAGATCGGTGCCGCCGACCTGTCCGGCGCAGGCACCGCCTTCGGCACCATCACCCAGCTCGGCCCGGTG
Above is a window of Mycolicibacterium boenickei DNA encoding:
- a CDS encoding acyl-CoA dehydrogenase family protein; the encoded protein is MRIGYTPEQEELRRELRAYFSKLMTPERVEALSSSEGEMGRGNVYRETVAQMGKDGWLTLSWPKEFGGQERPPMDGLIFTDEAAIAGAPVPFLTINSVAPTIMHFGTEEQKKFFLPKIAAGELHFSIGYSEPGAGTDLAALRTTAVRDGDDYVVNGQKMWTSLIAYADYVWLAVRTNPEAKKHRGISMLIMPTTAEGFSWTPVHTMSGVDTSATYYQDVRIPATNLVGEENAGWKLVTNQLNHERVALVSSQPIYVALDGVREWAQNTKDVHGKRVIDSEWVQLNLARVHAKAEVLKLINWELASADGAPSPADASAAKVYGTELATEAYRLLMEVLGTSATLRPDSKGALLRGRIERFHRSALILTFGGGTNEIQRDIIGMVALGLPRVNR
- a CDS encoding ferredoxin, which encodes MRVEVDRDRCEGNAVCVGIAPDLFDLDDDDYAVVKSDPVPADQEDLAEQSIAECPRAALIRKD
- a CDS encoding 3-oxoacyl-ACP reductase; translated protein: MTTDAAQIDLSGKVAVVTGAAAGLGRAEAIGLAKAGATVVVNDMAGALDASDVLDEIAAAGSKGVAVAGDISARTTADELVATADGLGGLDIVVNNAGITRDRILFNMSDEEWDAVIAVHLRGHFLLTRNAAVYWRNKAKAGDGTVYGRIINTSSEAGLSGPVGQPNYGAAKAGITALTVSAARALERFGVRANAIAPRARTAMTAGVFGDAPETADGQVDPLSTEHVVTLVRFLASPASEAVNAQLFIVYGPTVTLVAPPTAEKHFTADSDAWNPADLSGTLHDYFADRDSGRGFSATELMDSRD